One Mycobacterium marseillense DNA window includes the following coding sequences:
- a CDS encoding NDMA-dependent alcohol dehydrogenase has translation MKTRAAVLWGLGEKWEVEDIELDPPGPDEVLVQLTATGLCHSDEHLVTGDLPIPLPVVGGHEGAGTVVEVGAGVENVAEGDSVILTFLPSCGHCSYCARGMGNMCDLGAALMMGPQIDGTYRFHARGEDVGQMCLLGTFSEYTVVPKASLVKIDQGTPLDKAALIGCGVTTGYGSAVRTGEVRAGDTVVVIGAGGIGMNAIQGARIAGALNIVAVDPVAFKREQAGGFGATHAVATIDEAWSLISDITRGKLADVCVLTTDVAEGSYIGEALSLVGKRGRVVVTAIGHPEDTSMSGSLLELTLYEKQIRGALYGSSNAAHDIPRLVELYNAGHLKLDELITREYTLDQINEGYADMRSGRNIRGLIRF, from the coding sequence ATGAAGACACGTGCTGCAGTGCTGTGGGGCCTAGGAGAAAAGTGGGAAGTCGAGGACATCGAGTTGGATCCTCCCGGCCCCGATGAAGTGCTCGTCCAGCTGACCGCGACCGGGTTGTGCCATTCCGACGAACACCTCGTGACCGGCGACCTGCCCATTCCGCTGCCCGTCGTCGGTGGCCACGAGGGTGCCGGCACCGTGGTCGAAGTGGGTGCGGGTGTCGAGAACGTCGCCGAGGGCGATTCGGTGATCCTGACGTTCCTGCCGTCGTGTGGGCACTGTTCCTATTGCGCGCGGGGGATGGGGAACATGTGCGACTTGGGTGCCGCGCTCATGATGGGACCCCAGATCGACGGCACTTACCGTTTCCATGCCCGGGGTGAGGACGTCGGCCAGATGTGCCTGCTGGGCACGTTCTCGGAATACACCGTGGTCCCCAAGGCGTCTCTGGTCAAAATCGACCAGGGGACACCGCTGGACAAGGCGGCGTTGATCGGGTGTGGTGTGACGACCGGGTACGGGTCGGCGGTGCGCACCGGTGAGGTGCGTGCCGGGGATACCGTGGTAGTGATCGGAGCCGGTGGCATCGGCATGAATGCGATTCAGGGTGCCCGCATCGCGGGCGCGTTGAACATCGTGGCTGTCGATCCGGTGGCGTTCAAGCGTGAACAAGCCGGCGGTTTCGGTGCGACGCATGCCGTTGCCACGATCGACGAGGCCTGGTCACTGATCAGTGACATCACCCGCGGCAAACTCGCCGATGTCTGCGTCTTGACCACCGATGTCGCCGAAGGGTCCTACATCGGCGAGGCGCTGTCCTTGGTCGGTAAACGCGGCCGTGTGGTCGTTACCGCGATCGGGCACCCCGAAGACACCTCGATGTCGGGTTCACTGCTGGAATTGACGCTGTATGAAAAGCAGATCCGCGGCGCTCTGTACGGTTCGTCGAACGCCGCCCACGACATCCCGCGGCTCGTCGAGCTCTACAACGCCGGACACCTCAAGCTGGATGAGCTGATCACCCGTGAGTACACCCTCGATCAGATCAACGAAGGCTACGCGGATATGCGATCGGGCCGCAACATCCGAGGACTCATCCGATTCTGA
- a CDS encoding BtrH N-terminal domain-containing protein codes for MTRIQIPYPHRRGGHCGSGALRDLTEWAQLGWGTEALSEGLVFTLGGALDFSYVRSTQLFPQVYLVGRGSDLEQDYLSRVGAKFVVRSTDDPDVGWAFVTDEIDKGRPVMVWADIGELPYLRVRLHMSRHDIVITGYDDEQRVAYVVDNDRETTQTVAYDDLRRARSSVGFPTPTRHTTYHVDWPERVPDLGPIAAASLAASAAFMRGGAVGAPLLRIEAAEVESSGLKGVQDFADDVGHWPTLFDDDALTAALFGLGAFIEKAGTGGGLFRTLQAHGCQNIADLLDDAATAEAAAAARHASKAWSTLAAAATDAGTSLRSRSLAAAKVAATIPDAETRLVEALETASRSVGTVDTGIEAHLKGYL; via the coding sequence ATGACGAGGATTCAAATTCCCTATCCCCATAGGAGGGGAGGGCACTGTGGTTCCGGTGCGCTTCGTGACCTTACTGAATGGGCCCAACTCGGATGGGGGACAGAAGCACTCAGTGAAGGATTGGTCTTCACCCTCGGCGGAGCCTTGGACTTCTCGTACGTCCGCTCTACGCAGTTGTTCCCCCAGGTGTACCTGGTAGGACGAGGAAGCGACCTGGAACAAGATTACCTCTCCCGGGTTGGCGCAAAGTTCGTCGTGCGATCGACCGATGACCCGGACGTGGGATGGGCATTTGTGACCGACGAAATCGACAAAGGTCGACCCGTCATGGTCTGGGCTGACATCGGCGAACTTCCTTACCTGCGCGTCCGATTGCACATGAGCCGTCACGACATTGTCATCACCGGATACGATGACGAACAACGGGTCGCCTATGTGGTCGATAATGACCGCGAGACAACCCAGACGGTGGCCTACGACGACCTACGCCGGGCGCGGTCCTCGGTCGGGTTTCCCACACCTACCCGGCACACCACATATCACGTCGACTGGCCAGAGCGAGTGCCAGACCTTGGGCCGATCGCGGCCGCTTCACTCGCCGCGAGCGCAGCGTTCATGCGCGGCGGTGCCGTAGGTGCGCCGCTACTGCGCATCGAGGCAGCTGAAGTCGAATCTTCCGGTTTGAAGGGTGTGCAGGACTTCGCCGATGACGTAGGGCATTGGCCAACGCTGTTCGATGACGATGCCCTGACCGCGGCATTGTTCGGGCTCGGGGCGTTCATCGAGAAAGCCGGTACCGGCGGCGGGCTCTTTCGTACGCTGCAGGCACACGGTTGCCAGAACATCGCCGATCTCCTAGATGACGCCGCCACTGCCGAAGCGGCTGCCGCGGCCCGACATGCTTCCAAAGCGTGGTCTACGCTTGCGGCCGCAGCCACGGATGCCGGCACATCGCTACGGAGTCGTAGTCTAGCTGCGGCCAAAGTCGCCGCGACGATCCCGGACGCCGAAACGCGCCTCGTCGAAGCCCTCGAAACGGCCAGTCGATCCGTTGGCACTGTCGATACCGGCATCGAAGCTCATCTGAAAGGCTATCTGTGA
- a CDS encoding PaaI family thioesterase has protein sequence MTVLDDTVGMLLYVVGEMAVTRKLDTEFFAPVLLGVPYEVSAELVSRTGRKLEVRAELREEATGQLVASASGLFVVVTLDHFTSSIQKASSIRCTARPPWEG, from the coding sequence ATGACGGTTCTTGACGACACGGTGGGCATGCTGCTCTACGTCGTCGGTGAGATGGCCGTCACCCGTAAGCTCGACACCGAGTTCTTCGCGCCGGTATTGCTGGGGGTTCCCTACGAGGTCAGCGCGGAGCTCGTGTCCAGAACCGGCCGGAAACTCGAAGTGCGGGCAGAATTGCGCGAGGAAGCCACCGGCCAGCTGGTCGCGTCCGCGTCCGGGTTATTCGTCGTCGTCACGCTGGATCACTTCACTAGCTCCATACAGAAGGCGTCGTCAATACGCTGCACTGCGCGACCACCCTGGGAGGGATGA
- a CDS encoding TetR/AcrR family transcriptional regulator, protein MSPARVYGGLSATQRDAQRRALLIDAAVALMGKQGAAACTVTAVCTESGVTSRYFYQQFRDRDALLRAMFTKISTTFQAVITKAIPDDTVAPQELAYAPIKALVQMIENDPSMARILFVESGAEPLLRQLRSELMSEFAELVLREARLHLDIPSEVIQVADLAATYGVGGLFEILRRWIDGQLNLSTEVLIEHCAGFLGSLGLYTLGQKPDPAASHIQVDINSPAGHS, encoded by the coding sequence ATGAGTCCAGCACGTGTTTATGGCGGGCTGTCCGCAACTCAACGCGATGCGCAGCGCCGCGCACTGCTGATTGACGCCGCGGTCGCGCTCATGGGCAAGCAGGGAGCCGCCGCGTGCACCGTGACCGCTGTGTGTACGGAGTCAGGAGTGACGAGCCGGTACTTCTACCAGCAGTTTCGCGACAGAGACGCGCTCCTGCGTGCGATGTTCACCAAGATCTCCACCACCTTCCAAGCCGTGATCACCAAGGCGATACCGGATGACACCGTTGCTCCTCAAGAACTCGCTTACGCTCCGATAAAGGCCCTGGTTCAGATGATCGAGAACGATCCCAGCATGGCCCGCATATTGTTTGTCGAATCGGGCGCTGAACCCCTGCTTCGGCAGCTGCGAAGCGAACTGATGTCCGAATTTGCGGAGCTCGTCCTCAGAGAGGCCCGCCTGCATCTCGATATACCCAGCGAGGTGATTCAGGTCGCAGATCTCGCCGCTACCTACGGTGTCGGGGGCCTGTTCGAGATTCTCCGTCGCTGGATAGACGGACAACTAAACCTATCGACCGAAGTGCTTATCGAGCATTGTGCGGGTTTTCTCGGCAGTCTTGGCCTGTATACCCTCGGCCAGAAACCTGACCCGGCCGCTTCGCACATCCAGGTCGATATCAACTCCCCTGCGGGCCACAGCTGA
- a CDS encoding metal-dependent hydrolase: MPEDRASTKSRVLPKPRRVRFPMPTSTKRQHFVDGDLVMSHFISVLSATFPEGEDFFIRSVKYFQSSIDDPQLLTAVKGFIGQEATHRHQHRLLNERLQAMGYPTARIDRHVARLIKLLERRFSPEMRLSMTSALEHYTATLAEIILTSDDAQKLIGQTEVRPILLWHAFEESEHKAVAFDAYRLIGGTERTRVRGMRIASAILFGELILQTALSMASDKASYNPVTLVRSLHRFSRTPMFTADALQRFRSYNRPGFHPDDWDSAAVLERWSKELFDQDGSQKVIAQPG, translated from the coding sequence ATGCCGGAAGATCGAGCCTCGACCAAGAGCCGTGTATTGCCAAAACCCCGGCGCGTTCGTTTCCCCATGCCCACCTCCACGAAGCGGCAACACTTCGTGGATGGCGACCTGGTGATGAGCCATTTCATCTCGGTGCTTTCTGCGACCTTCCCGGAAGGGGAAGACTTCTTCATCCGCTCGGTCAAGTATTTCCAGAGTTCCATCGACGATCCCCAATTGCTGACAGCGGTCAAGGGTTTCATCGGACAAGAGGCCACACACCGACACCAGCATCGGCTCCTCAACGAACGGCTCCAGGCCATGGGTTATCCGACCGCGCGGATCGACCGCCACGTCGCACGCCTGATCAAGCTATTGGAGCGGCGCTTTTCGCCAGAAATGCGGCTGTCGATGACCTCTGCATTGGAGCACTACACCGCGACGCTCGCTGAAATCATTCTCACCAGCGATGACGCCCAGAAGCTCATCGGACAGACAGAGGTTCGACCGATTCTGCTGTGGCATGCGTTCGAGGAGTCGGAGCACAAAGCCGTCGCCTTCGACGCCTATCGGCTGATTGGAGGCACCGAGCGCACCCGCGTACGGGGCATGCGGATCGCCTCTGCAATTCTGTTCGGCGAACTCATTCTGCAGACTGCGCTTTCGATGGCCTCTGACAAGGCCTCGTATAACCCGGTCACGTTGGTGCGTAGCCTACATCGCTTCAGTCGCACCCCGATGTTCACCGCCGATGCGCTGCAGCGATTCCGTTCGTACAACCGCCCCGGCTTCCACCCTGATGATTGGGACAGTGCCGCGGTCCTGGAGCGATGGAGCAAGGAACTGTTCGACCAAGACGGCTCACAGAAGGTCATCGCTCAGCCTGGGTAG
- a CDS encoding SDR family NAD(P)-dependent oxidoreductase, protein MRFLPFGNSPGRTHRAHAVVTGAGSGIGRAFAVELARRGGRVVCADKDPITAKESAEMVRQAGGEGFDVVCDVTELEQVRNLADASEDWFGKAASLVINNAGIGAGGNRIGDTSVEDWNAAISVNLWGVIYGCETFVPRLRSNGRGGVINVASAASFGSAPRMGAYNVSKAGVLALSETLAAELSGTNVNVTVLCPTFVKTNIANNPQIEESAARLATNLMRWTGISPDQVARTTLNAHDRGQIYVVPQLDAKILWQLKRALPGPFTRALGLVERMASWNDPADQREQ, encoded by the coding sequence ATGAGGTTCTTGCCGTTCGGTAATTCACCAGGTAGAACCCACCGCGCCCACGCAGTAGTCACAGGCGCAGGGAGCGGTATCGGCCGCGCGTTCGCCGTTGAGCTTGCTCGCAGAGGTGGACGTGTTGTGTGTGCGGACAAAGACCCCATCACTGCGAAGGAGTCGGCCGAGATGGTGAGGCAGGCCGGCGGCGAGGGTTTCGACGTCGTATGCGACGTCACCGAACTTGAGCAGGTCCGTAACCTCGCTGATGCCAGTGAAGACTGGTTCGGCAAGGCGGCGAGTCTGGTGATCAACAACGCCGGAATCGGTGCCGGCGGCAATCGCATCGGCGATACGTCGGTCGAGGACTGGAACGCTGCGATTTCTGTCAACCTTTGGGGTGTTATCTACGGTTGCGAGACTTTTGTTCCTCGCCTCCGGAGCAACGGCCGGGGCGGAGTGATCAATGTGGCGTCCGCCGCAAGTTTCGGCTCGGCGCCCCGAATGGGCGCATACAACGTGAGTAAGGCCGGCGTGCTCGCTCTGTCCGAGACATTGGCGGCCGAACTCAGCGGTACCAACGTCAACGTCACAGTGCTTTGCCCCACCTTCGTCAAGACGAACATCGCCAATAATCCTCAGATTGAGGAGTCGGCGGCGAGACTCGCGACCAACCTGATGAGGTGGACCGGCATTTCGCCGGATCAAGTGGCTCGAACGACTCTGAACGCGCACGATCGCGGACAAATCTATGTCGTGCCCCAACTGGACGCGAAAATTTTGTGGCAACTGAAAAGAGCTTTACCCGGTCCGTTTACGCGCGCGTTGGGGCTGGTGGAGCGCATGGCCTCGTGGAACGATCCAGCCGACCAGAGGGAGCAGTGA
- a CDS encoding flavin-containing monooxygenase: MTDTVTTLIVGAGFAGIGTAMRMLQAGINDFVILERSHRIGGTWRDNTYPGAACDIPSLLYSYSFEPNPGWTRAYSGSAEILAYIDAIVAKYDLGRFIHFGADVSALEFDEDAGEWVVDTTGGRRYRGRSVVMASGPLADASFPDIRGIESYEGKKIHSARWDHSYDMSGKRVAVIGTGASAVQIVPELVQLAASVKVFQRTPGWVLPRVNFRHPAWARSTFKRMPATEQALRGAWFWAHEVMAVGMVWDTAATSVIQAAAKANLRRQVKDTWLRRQLTPQFRPGCKRMLMTNDYYPALQADNCKLVSWPIATLAPNGIRTADGIEHEVDCIVFATGFDVCKRGTPFPIRGRDGRKLEDAWSEGRFAYKSVSVAGYPNLFFTFGPNSGPGHNSALLYMEAAIDYIVKAIELLRDEGNGVHTLDVKEGSQNAYHSNIQRRLRRTTWNSGCSSWYLTEDGYNGTMYPGFATQFTRELSRLDMRDYDITRRDDADLKLTQTR; this comes from the coding sequence ATGACGGACACGGTAACGACTTTGATCGTCGGCGCCGGCTTCGCGGGTATCGGTACGGCGATGAGAATGCTTCAAGCGGGCATTAACGACTTTGTCATCTTGGAGCGATCACATCGCATCGGGGGCACCTGGCGTGACAACACTTACCCCGGCGCCGCCTGCGACATTCCGTCATTGCTGTACTCCTACTCGTTCGAGCCGAACCCAGGCTGGACTCGCGCATACTCGGGGAGCGCAGAGATCCTCGCCTATATCGACGCGATTGTCGCGAAATACGATCTTGGGAGGTTCATTCATTTCGGTGCGGACGTGAGTGCACTGGAATTCGACGAGGATGCCGGAGAGTGGGTTGTCGACACGACCGGCGGCAGGCGGTATAGGGGCCGTTCAGTCGTGATGGCTAGCGGACCACTTGCTGACGCCAGTTTCCCGGATATTCGTGGCATCGAGTCGTACGAGGGGAAAAAGATTCACAGTGCTCGGTGGGACCACTCCTATGACATGAGCGGTAAGAGGGTGGCGGTTATCGGGACCGGGGCGAGCGCTGTGCAGATCGTTCCCGAATTGGTCCAGTTGGCGGCGTCGGTCAAGGTGTTTCAGAGGACGCCCGGCTGGGTCCTACCGAGGGTGAATTTCCGGCATCCGGCCTGGGCGCGTTCGACTTTCAAGCGCATGCCGGCAACCGAACAGGCCCTACGAGGTGCGTGGTTCTGGGCGCATGAGGTCATGGCCGTGGGCATGGTTTGGGATACCGCTGCCACATCTGTCATCCAAGCGGCCGCGAAGGCGAATCTGCGTCGGCAGGTGAAGGATACCTGGTTGAGACGTCAGCTAACACCGCAGTTCAGACCTGGGTGCAAACGCATGCTTATGACTAACGACTATTACCCTGCTCTCCAGGCCGATAACTGCAAACTCGTCAGCTGGCCGATCGCCACACTGGCTCCGAACGGAATTCGAACCGCCGACGGCATCGAGCATGAGGTGGACTGCATAGTATTCGCGACAGGCTTCGATGTGTGTAAACGCGGTACGCCATTTCCGATCCGAGGGCGCGACGGACGAAAACTCGAAGACGCGTGGTCTGAGGGGAGATTTGCCTACAAGAGCGTGAGTGTGGCCGGCTATCCGAATTTGTTCTTCACTTTCGGGCCTAATTCCGGTCCTGGCCACAACTCTGCCCTTCTATATATGGAGGCAGCAATCGATTACATCGTAAAAGCGATCGAGCTCTTGCGCGACGAAGGTAACGGAGTCCATACCCTGGATGTGAAAGAGGGTAGCCAAAACGCGTACCACTCCAATATTCAGCGGCGGTTACGACGCACGACATGGAACTCGGGTTGCAGCAGCTGGTATTTAACGGAGGACGGCTATAACGGCACGATGTATCCGGGCTTTGCGACTCAGTTCACCAGGGAACTGTCCCGTCTGGATATGCGGGATTACGACATCACTCGGCGTGACGATGCTGACCTGAAGTTGACACAAACACGCTGA
- a CDS encoding flavin-containing monooxygenase, with protein MGSESGQHYKIVIVGAGFSGIGTAISLLKAGFADFLIVDDADGVGGTWHWNTYPGIAVDIPSYSYQFSYEMRTSWSRTYAHGDELKAYAERCVEKYGLQNYIRFNTTVDEACFDEGAALWRLSCSSGQNLTARFVINCSGVLSRPKWPDIPGVRDFAGVTLHTARWDHTKDLTGKRVAVIGTGASAVQLIPEIAKIASSLTVFQRTPIYCLPKPDFSIPSWAATVMRLVPGAQLMTRTASQAFVEFTFPIAAHFHSLIPVSDLMEEAAKRYMRRAVDDPVTRDQLIPRYSLGCKRPSFHNSYLATYNRRNVSLETSGITHVDHASVHTEDGKSYPIDVMVLATGFKVMESGNMPTYVLKGRGGVEQSAWWDEHRLQAFEGVSVPGFPNHFNIFGPYGYNGSSYFTLIEAQSRHIVRCLRRARTLKADYVEVRQQANDRYFADMVNRRHRQVFWQPSCSNANSYYFDKHGDVPLRPSTTLETYWRSRTFRLSDYRFERRAESVGAR; from the coding sequence ATGGGTTCTGAGTCTGGGCAGCACTACAAAATTGTAATAGTCGGAGCCGGGTTTTCTGGGATTGGTACAGCCATCAGCCTGTTGAAGGCCGGATTTGCGGACTTTCTTATAGTCGATGACGCCGATGGCGTCGGCGGCACATGGCACTGGAATACGTATCCGGGAATAGCGGTCGATATTCCGTCCTATAGTTACCAGTTCTCTTATGAGATGCGAACATCCTGGTCACGTACTTACGCTCACGGGGATGAGTTGAAGGCTTATGCAGAGCGGTGTGTAGAAAAATACGGACTCCAAAATTACATCCGGTTCAACACGACTGTGGACGAAGCCTGTTTCGACGAAGGCGCCGCACTATGGCGGCTGAGCTGCTCCTCTGGTCAGAATCTGACCGCGCGTTTTGTGATAAATTGCTCTGGCGTTCTCAGTCGGCCGAAGTGGCCTGATATTCCAGGAGTGCGCGACTTCGCCGGCGTGACGCTGCATACGGCCAGATGGGACCACACGAAAGATCTCACCGGTAAGCGGGTGGCGGTGATCGGGACTGGGGCATCTGCGGTGCAGCTGATTCCCGAAATCGCGAAGATCGCATCAAGTCTGACGGTCTTCCAGCGAACGCCGATTTACTGCTTGCCGAAGCCGGATTTCTCCATACCGAGCTGGGCCGCGACAGTGATGCGGTTGGTGCCAGGGGCACAACTGATGACGCGCACTGCGAGTCAGGCGTTCGTCGAGTTCACATTTCCAATCGCAGCTCATTTTCACTCGTTGATCCCTGTGTCGGACCTCATGGAAGAGGCGGCGAAACGCTATATGCGTCGGGCGGTCGACGATCCGGTGACTCGAGACCAACTCATTCCTCGCTATTCGTTGGGTTGTAAGCGACCGAGTTTCCACAATTCCTATCTCGCAACGTACAACCGTCGCAATGTTTCGCTCGAGACCAGCGGCATCACCCATGTCGACCATGCCTCGGTTCACACGGAAGATGGCAAGAGTTATCCGATCGATGTCATGGTCTTGGCCACCGGGTTCAAAGTGATGGAGTCGGGCAATATGCCGACTTATGTGCTGAAGGGACGCGGTGGAGTGGAGCAGTCTGCCTGGTGGGATGAGCACCGCCTCCAAGCCTTCGAGGGTGTGAGCGTCCCAGGGTTCCCGAATCACTTCAATATCTTCGGTCCCTATGGTTACAACGGCTCCTCCTACTTCACACTCATCGAGGCGCAAAGTCGGCATATCGTCCGCTGTCTTCGTCGTGCGCGCACGCTGAAGGCTGATTACGTAGAGGTCAGACAGCAGGCGAACGACCGCTACTTCGCTGACATGGTTAACCGCCGACATCGACAGGTTTTCTGGCAGCCGAGCTGTTCCAATGCCAACAGTTACTATTTCGACAAACACGGCGATGTTCCGTTGCGTCCGTCAACGACCCTGGAGACTTACTGGCGTAGCCGCACCTTCCGGCTCTCCGATTACCGATTTGAACGTCGCGCAGAATCCGTGGGCGCACGGTGA
- a CDS encoding alpha/beta hydrolase produces the protein MTDTDATDRRPSLASHFVAMTSRNTLRPLSQLIPSNAHGLAVMDRVLRMALVGSRPRRSVAVRTIDTEFAGNQIRGDWITSPAVDPHAVPLLYIHGGAYSMCSPATHRGLLGELASASGRPIFAVRYRLAPRYPFPAAADDALNAYRWLVTGQPSASGERGVAVAGDSAGGQLTMATALGARSDGLPLPDSMLLMSPVLDLTCELARARELRRRDPFASARSAARALDLYVAGADHRNERISVLDADLRSMPPILIQVGGREMLIDDSRHLADRLRSAGSSVEIQVYRGQIHVFQAMFRILPEAREAIHRAGNFLKASAHR, from the coding sequence GTGACCGACACTGATGCGACGGACCGGCGCCCCAGTCTTGCAAGTCATTTCGTGGCAATGACTTCGCGAAACACACTGCGTCCGCTGTCGCAACTCATCCCGTCGAACGCCCACGGCCTCGCGGTGATGGATCGCGTACTCCGGATGGCGCTTGTGGGATCGCGGCCCCGCCGAAGCGTGGCGGTTCGCACAATAGATACCGAGTTCGCCGGGAATCAGATACGCGGGGATTGGATCACTTCTCCTGCAGTCGATCCACACGCGGTTCCGTTGCTCTACATTCATGGCGGCGCCTACTCCATGTGCTCACCGGCTACCCACCGCGGCCTGCTCGGTGAACTTGCCTCCGCGAGCGGTCGGCCCATCTTTGCGGTGAGGTATCGGCTAGCTCCACGCTATCCCTTTCCCGCTGCCGCCGACGATGCACTGAACGCATACCGCTGGCTCGTCACAGGGCAGCCTTCGGCTTCCGGCGAACGCGGTGTTGCGGTGGCCGGGGACTCGGCGGGCGGCCAGCTCACGATGGCCACCGCCCTTGGCGCACGTAGTGACGGACTTCCGCTGCCGGATTCGATGCTTCTCATGTCTCCGGTCCTGGATCTGACATGTGAACTCGCGAGGGCACGCGAACTTCGCCGCCGTGATCCTTTCGCCTCTGCTCGGTCCGCGGCCCGCGCTCTTGACCTGTACGTGGCTGGTGCAGATCACCGCAATGAGCGAATCAGCGTGCTCGACGCAGACCTCAGGTCCATGCCACCGATCCTGATTCAGGTAGGCGGAAGAGAAATGTTGATCGATGACTCGAGGCATCTTGCCGACCGCCTCCGATCGGCCGGATCAAGCGTTGAGATACAGGTGTACCGGGGACAGATCCACGTGTTCCAAGCCATGTTCCGAATCCTGCCCGAGGCTCGTGAGGCGATCCACCGCGCTGGAAACTTCCTGAAAGCTTCGGCCCACCGGTGA
- a CDS encoding flavin-containing monooxygenase — MTGGFARDPRGHDPSIVIIGAGVAGIAMAHQLKRDGFTNFTMVEKAADIGGVWRDNTYPGAACDVPSALYSLSDKPNTRWSRRYAEQPEILQYLRRLVLADGMDLQLRTRTEVVEMTFDEQAGRWRLVTESSETIWCDVVISAVGQLSRPHTPNIAGEDTFEGPRFHSARWDHSVSLRGKEVAVIGTGASAIQFVPWIAHEAQRVTLYQRTAPWILPKWDSRYGRLHQQLIKVLPLWPRLERFAVWLIFEVLAVTLVDAKPLSRILGAVARYHLHRQVADPMLRRQLTPSDAPGCKRVLFSNDYYPAIANGEVSLVTNAVAKLCDKGVVTDDGVLHHADVVIYGTGFRATDFLAPMRVRGWGGVTLDEVWGTQAHAYLGITVPMFPNLFLLYGPNTNVGSGSIIYMIESQVRYVGALIKILASAPGRTVDVRPDIEQSYNTRLGRRLRRSVWALCASWYTTSSGAIPTNWPGPTFAYRILTRKPRNHDYLFRHVERLQLDGPSENGARLRR, encoded by the coding sequence ATGACAGGCGGCTTTGCGAGGGATCCTCGAGGACACGATCCGTCGATAGTGATCATCGGGGCCGGCGTCGCGGGTATCGCCATGGCCCATCAGCTGAAGAGGGACGGATTCACCAACTTCACCATGGTGGAAAAGGCTGCAGACATCGGCGGCGTCTGGCGCGACAACACCTATCCAGGAGCGGCTTGCGACGTGCCGTCAGCGTTGTACTCACTCTCGGACAAGCCCAACACTCGTTGGTCGAGACGTTATGCAGAACAGCCCGAGATACTCCAATATCTTCGCCGACTCGTCCTGGCCGACGGAATGGACCTGCAGCTGCGCACGCGGACCGAAGTCGTCGAGATGACCTTCGATGAACAGGCCGGCCGTTGGCGTTTGGTGACCGAATCCAGCGAGACGATCTGGTGCGATGTCGTGATTTCGGCCGTGGGGCAGCTCTCGCGACCTCATACGCCGAATATTGCCGGCGAAGACACCTTCGAGGGGCCGCGTTTTCATTCGGCGCGTTGGGACCATTCGGTATCGCTGCGCGGCAAGGAAGTAGCCGTCATCGGGACAGGCGCAAGCGCGATACAGTTTGTGCCATGGATCGCACACGAGGCACAGCGCGTAACGCTGTATCAGCGCACGGCGCCTTGGATTTTGCCGAAGTGGGACAGCAGGTACGGACGTCTTCACCAACAGCTGATTAAGGTTCTGCCGCTGTGGCCGCGTCTTGAGCGTTTCGCGGTATGGCTGATTTTTGAAGTGCTCGCAGTGACGTTGGTCGACGCGAAGCCCTTGTCACGCATTCTCGGCGCGGTCGCCCGCTACCACCTCCATCGGCAGGTTGCCGATCCAATGCTGCGCCGGCAACTCACGCCATCAGATGCGCCGGGGTGCAAGCGGGTGTTGTTCTCGAATGATTACTACCCCGCGATTGCCAACGGTGAAGTCTCGTTGGTGACCAACGCGGTTGCGAAGCTTTGCGACAAGGGAGTCGTGACCGACGATGGCGTACTCCACCACGCGGACGTCGTCATTTACGGAACAGGTTTCCGCGCTACCGACTTCCTCGCCCCGATGCGTGTTCGCGGCTGGGGCGGAGTGACTCTGGACGAGGTGTGGGGGACGCAGGCGCACGCATACCTGGGCATTACAGTCCCGATGTTCCCGAATCTCTTTCTCCTCTATGGCCCGAACACGAACGTCGGTTCCGGGTCGATCATTTACATGATCGAGTCTCAGGTCCGCTATGTCGGTGCCCTCATCAAGATTTTGGCGAGTGCCCCAGGGCGTACGGTCGACGTCAGGCCAGACATCGAGCAAAGCTACAACACACGATTGGGCCGGCGGCTGCGAAGGTCGGTGTGGGCGCTTTGCGCGAGCTGGTACACGACCTCGAGTGGCGCGATCCCGACGAACTGGCCTGGGCCTACATTTGCCTACCGGATCCTCACCCGCAAACCACGCAATCACGATTATCTATTCAGGCACGTTGAACGCCTTCAGTTAGACGGCCCGAGTGAGAACGGCGCGAGGCTGCGCAGATGA